The stretch of DNA GGGCGGCGGGGTGCATGACTACGGCCAACAGGGCAGCGGTGTTCTACGGTCTCTCAGTGAAGCCGGGGCGCTGGTGGTGGTGCCGGAAGGCGGCGGCGTGGCGGTGGGGGAGGATGTGGACGTGGTGTTGCTGTAAGTGCACTGCTTGGGAAGCGATGTGTGGGCTGTAGAACGTGCTAGCCGACTTTTCTGCCCTTTCCTGCCCGCCACACCAGCCACATCAACAGGGGTTGCAGCGGCAGCCTCAGCCACAGCGCCCATTCCGGCAGCGGGCGATAGCGTTCGGCGTTCACGGCCATATTCAGATTGGCGGGAAATACGGTCAGCAGCAGCGCCAGCAGACCCAGGCGTGCGGCGGGGCGCGTGGCCGGATGCAGCAACCCCAACCCGCCCGCGATTTCCGCGGCTCCACTGAGCAGTGTGGCTGTGCGTGCAGGCATCGGCACCCAACTCGGCACGATTGTGTCGAACGGTTGCGGCCGAACGAAATGCATCACGCCCGCAAAAGTAAACAGGGCAGCCAGGAACAGCAGATCAGGCGTGAGCTTAGGCGGAAGCTTCATTCGATTAAAGGCGCGGCAGGGTCACACCTGTTTGGCCCTGATACTTGCCTTTACGGTCTCCATACGTGACTTCGGGGCGCTCGCCTTCAAAGAAAAGAAGCTGCACACAACCTTCGTTGGCGTACATCTTGGCGGGAAGCGGCGTGGTATTGCTAAATTCCAGCGTCA from Deinococcus sp. QL22 encodes:
- a CDS encoding DoxX family protein, producing the protein MKLPPKLTPDLLFLAALFTFAGVMHFVRPQPFDTIVPSWVPMPARTATLLSGAAEIAGGLGLLHPATRPAARLGLLALLLTVFPANLNMAVNAERYRPLPEWALWLRLPLQPLLMWLVWRAGKGRKVG